From the Sphingomonas mesophila genome, one window contains:
- a CDS encoding chemotaxis protein CheW — protein sequence MTQLLLIASIAGCRVALPAAAVESVVELDALIPVPRSPSHVAGLSALRSRVLTVIDTMRSLGLGETDCSDGIREAAVVEIDGHHYALIVDSVEDVVDALSEPTPVRAAMGEGWERASLGMVETDDGPLLLVDIAALVAGAPDEQRAA from the coding sequence ATGACTCAATTGTTGCTGATCGCCTCGATCGCTGGCTGCCGCGTCGCGCTCCCGGCCGCTGCGGTCGAATCGGTGGTCGAACTCGACGCGCTGATCCCGGTGCCCCGCTCGCCGTCGCATGTCGCTGGGCTCAGCGCTCTGCGCAGCCGGGTCCTCACCGTAATCGACACGATGCGCTCGCTCGGTCTTGGCGAGACGGACTGCAGCGACGGCATCCGCGAAGCTGCAGTGGTTGAAATCGACGGTCATCATTACGCGCTGATCGTCGACAGTGTCGAGGACGTGGTCGATGCGCTGTCCGAGCCGACCCCAGTCCGCGCCGCGATGGGCGAGGGGTGGGAGCGTGCTTCGCTCGGAATGGTCGAAACCGACGACGGACCGCTTTTGCTGGTCGATATCGCCGCGCTGGTTGCCGGTGCCCCCGACGAGCAGCGCGCGGCTTAA
- a CDS encoding septation protein A, which yields MSKARAEPTGGIRLLVDIGPLLVFFLVNFLVDSPAKIFIATGAFMAAMVAAMVFTQLKYGKISPLLLFSGVMVLALGGLTLWLHDELFIKIKPTIYYLFVAALLGFGLKTGRNYLKMVLGSAYPGLDEAGWSMLARNWALFFVFMAALNETVWRTTSFDFWVGFKLWGAIPLTFLFAAANVPMLLRHGLANDEQAAQEPGPIE from the coding sequence ATGAGCAAGGCCCGCGCAGAACCCACCGGCGGCATTCGCCTGCTGGTCGACATCGGCCCGCTGCTGGTGTTCTTCCTCGTCAACTTCCTGGTCGACAGCCCGGCCAAGATCTTCATCGCCACCGGTGCCTTCATGGCCGCGATGGTCGCGGCGATGGTCTTCACCCAATTGAAGTACGGCAAAATTTCCCCCCTGCTGCTGTTCTCCGGAGTGATGGTCCTCGCGCTCGGCGGGCTGACGCTGTGGCTTCACGACGAGCTGTTCATCAAGATCAAGCCGACAATCTATTATCTGTTCGTCGCGGCGCTGCTCGGCTTCGGGCTGAAGACCGGCCGGAACTACCTGAAGATGGTCCTCGGCAGCGCCTACCCCGGGCTCGACGAAGCCGGGTGGAGCATGCTGGCGCGCAACTGGGCGCTGTTCTTCGTCTTCATGGCCGCGCTCAATGAGACGGTGTGGCGCACGACCAGCTTCGACTTCTGGGTCGGTTTCAAGCTGTGGGGCGCGATCCCGCTGACCTTTTTGTTCGCCGCAGCCAACGTGCCGATGCTTCTGCGCCACGGCCTCGCCAACGACGAGCAGGCGGCGCAGGAACCGGGGCCGATCGAATGA
- the pspB gene encoding envelope stress response membrane protein PspB produces the protein MEDVVVPAMAFVTLFIGLPWLIFHYVTKWKTAKTLTGDDEKLLDDLYEAARRLDDRLCTIERIMTAENPDWNRNSCLPGREASGGQRLLDQIDALEEPLGRSRRKVK, from the coding sequence GTGGAAGACGTAGTCGTTCCTGCAATGGCGTTCGTGACGCTGTTCATCGGCCTGCCGTGGCTGATCTTTCATTATGTGACCAAGTGGAAGACCGCCAAGACTCTGACCGGCGATGACGAAAAGCTACTCGACGACCTCTACGAGGCGGCGCGGCGGCTCGACGATCGGCTGTGCACGATCGAGCGGATCATGACCGCCGAGAATCCCGACTGGAACCGCAACAGCTGCCTGCCGGGCCGCGAAGCCAGCGGCGGCCAGCGTCTGCTGGACCAGATCGACGCGCTCGAGGAGCCGCTCGGCCGCAGCCGGAGGAAGGTGAAATGA
- the pspA gene encoding phage shock protein PspA, with the protein MGIFSRSRDIFAANMTELLDRAEDPARMIRMIILEMEETLVEVRASAARSIADGKEMRRAIARLDELQSSWTEKAELALSKDREDLAKAALMERQKAADMADGLRGEIAQIEETLKGYEADIAKLQGKLREARARQNSIANRIESAVTRAKARELLNGGRTDDAFSKFEILERRADFAEGRADALGMTGPKSLEEEIAELRASEKVDAELEALKASLKNKGV; encoded by the coding sequence ATGGGAATCTTTTCGCGAAGTCGCGACATCTTTGCAGCGAATATGACGGAGCTGCTCGACCGCGCCGAAGATCCGGCGCGGATGATCCGCATGATCATTCTCGAAATGGAAGAAACTTTGGTCGAAGTCCGCGCTTCGGCGGCGCGCTCGATCGCCGACGGCAAGGAAATGCGCCGCGCCATCGCCCGGCTCGACGAATTGCAGTCGAGCTGGACCGAAAAGGCCGAACTGGCGCTGTCGAAGGACCGCGAGGACCTCGCCAAGGCGGCGTTGATGGAGCGCCAGAAGGCGGCCGACATGGCCGACGGACTGCGCGGCGAGATCGCCCAGATCGAGGAAACGCTGAAAGGTTACGAGGCCGACATCGCCAAGCTTCAGGGCAAGCTGCGCGAGGCCCGGGCGCGGCAGAACTCTATCGCCAATCGCATCGAAAGCGCGGTCACTCGCGCCAAGGCCCGCGAGCTGCTCAACGGTGGCCGGACCGACGATGCCTTTTCGAAGTTCGAGATTCTCGAGCGCCGCGCCGACTTTGCCGAGGGCCGCGCCGACGCGCTCGGCATGACCGGGCCGAAGAGCCTCGAGGAAGAAATCGCCGAGCTTCGGGCTTCGGAAAAAGTCGATGCCGAGCTCGAGGCGTTGAAAGCGTCGCTCAAGAACAAGGGGGTGTAA
- a CDS encoding N-acetylmuramoyl-L-alanine amidase — protein sequence MEMIDCPSPNFDDRALPVTMVVLHYTGMPDCQGALDRMTSPEAKVSAHYCIDEDGTVYGLVDEDKRAWHAGKSYWRGVTDINSASIGIEIVNPGHEFGYRPFPDEQIASLLPLLASIKDRHAISRGNIVGHSDIAPARKDDPGELFPWWELAKRRLALPSPTRDLIDPYWTDAAFLLALERFGYDVSDPLKAVIAFQRRFRPDLIDGIIDGECRAKLLALLLPRPQ from the coding sequence ATGGAGATGATCGACTGCCCATCGCCCAATTTCGACGATCGGGCGCTGCCCGTGACGATGGTCGTCCTACATTATACGGGAATGCCCGATTGTCAGGGCGCGCTCGACCGCATGACCTCGCCCGAAGCGAAAGTCTCCGCGCATTATTGCATCGACGAGGACGGCACCGTTTACGGGTTGGTCGACGAGGACAAACGCGCTTGGCACGCGGGCAAGAGCTATTGGCGCGGCGTCACCGACATCAACTCGGCCAGCATCGGCATCGAGATCGTCAATCCCGGCCACGAGTTTGGCTATCGCCCGTTCCCCGACGAGCAGATTGCGTCGTTGCTCCCACTGCTCGCCAGCATCAAGGATCGCCATGCAATCTCGCGTGGCAATATCGTCGGGCATTCCGACATTGCGCCGGCGCGCAAGGACGACCCGGGTGAGCTGTTTCCGTGGTGGGAACTCGCCAAGCGCCGGCTGGCCCTGCCGAGCCCCACGCGCGACCTGATCGACCCATACTGGACCGACGCGGCCTTCCTCCTCGCGCTCGAACGGTTCGGCTATGACGTCAGCGATCCGCTCAAGGCGGTCATCGCCTTTCAGCGCCGCTTCAGGCCCGACCTGATCGATGGCATCATTGACGGCGAATGCCGGGCCAAACTGCTCGCCCTGTTGCTGCCGCGCCCGCAATAG
- a CDS encoding ABC transporter permease, producing the protein MNVTGVKAIYRFEMARWGRTLWQSLVAPVITTSLYFLVFGSAIGGRMSDMAGIDYGSFIVPGLILLSVLTQAIMNASFGIFFPKFTGTIYEILSAPLSALETVTAYVGAAATKAVLLALITLATATLFVDVRVDHPLLMLAFLVAISIGFCLLGFAIGIWAKNFEQLQVIPLLVVTPLTFLGGVFYSTAAIGEPWRTVTQLNPILYLVSGYRWTFFSVADVPLGASIAVMAAAIALPLAAIVWIFRTGWRLKA; encoded by the coding sequence ATGAACGTGACCGGAGTGAAGGCGATCTATCGCTTCGAGATGGCGCGGTGGGGCCGCACCCTGTGGCAAAGCCTGGTCGCGCCGGTGATCACCACCTCGCTCTATTTCCTGGTGTTCGGCTCGGCGATCGGCGGACGCATGAGCGACATGGCGGGGATCGACTACGGTAGTTTCATCGTCCCCGGCCTGATCCTGTTGTCGGTGCTGACCCAGGCGATCATGAACGCCAGCTTCGGCATCTTCTTTCCGAAGTTCACGGGCACGATCTACGAGATCCTGTCGGCGCCCTTGTCGGCGCTCGAGACGGTGACCGCCTATGTCGGTGCGGCGGCGACCAAGGCGGTGCTGCTGGCGCTCATCACGCTGGCGACCGCGACACTATTCGTCGACGTTCGGGTCGATCATCCGCTGCTGATGCTGGCGTTCCTCGTTGCAATTTCGATCGGCTTTTGCCTGCTCGGCTTTGCGATCGGCATCTGGGCCAAGAACTTCGAGCAATTGCAGGTCATCCCGTTGCTGGTGGTGACCCCGCTTACCTTCCTCGGCGGCGTATTCTACTCAACCGCGGCGATCGGCGAGCCGTGGCGAACGGTCACCCAACTTAATCCGATCCTCTATCTCGTCTCGGGATACCGATGGACGTTCTTTTCGGTGGCCGACGTGCCGCTCGGCGCCAGCATTGCCGTGATGGCGGCGGCGATCGCCCTGCCGCTCGCCGCCATCGTATGGATCTTCAGAACCGGCTGGCGCCTGAAGGCCTAG
- the pspF gene encoding phage shock protein operon transcriptional activator, protein MERTNQFVGSSLAFLDAVERASRAAPLNRPVLVIGERGTGKELIAERLHHLSSRWSGPLVTMNCAALPENLIEAELFGHEAGSFTGAAKTRHGRFEEADGGTLFLDELATLSSPAQDRLLRAVEYGEVTRIGASKPISVDVRIVAATNEHLPRLVEQGRFRADLLDRLSFEVVTLPPLRARQGDIPLLAEHFGRRMGVELDWTNWPGFAAEAMRALETYSWPGNVRELRNVVERAVYRHEDPERPIDHIQFDPFASPWAAALGSGGEQLPPVGMAVEPGDSQTPAAASPPPSPAGDDVSDFRGAVSAYERRILEDALARNRYNQKATATALGLSYDQLRHALKRHELLNAGG, encoded by the coding sequence GTGGAGCGCACCAACCAGTTCGTCGGCTCGAGCCTCGCCTTCCTCGATGCGGTCGAGCGGGCGAGCCGCGCCGCGCCGCTCAATCGCCCGGTGCTGGTGATCGGGGAGCGCGGCACGGGCAAGGAATTGATCGCCGAGCGCCTCCACCATCTGTCGTCGCGCTGGTCCGGTCCGCTGGTCACGATGAATTGCGCAGCCCTTCCCGAAAATCTGATCGAGGCGGAGCTATTCGGTCACGAGGCAGGCAGTTTCACCGGCGCCGCCAAGACCCGTCACGGGCGCTTCGAGGAGGCGGACGGCGGGACGCTATTCCTCGACGAGCTGGCAACGCTATCTTCTCCCGCCCAGGATCGGCTGCTGCGCGCGGTCGAATATGGCGAAGTGACCCGGATCGGCGCGTCCAAGCCGATCAGCGTCGACGTGCGCATCGTCGCCGCCACCAACGAGCATCTGCCGCGGCTAGTCGAGCAAGGCCGCTTCCGCGCCGATCTCCTCGATCGCCTAAGCTTCGAAGTTGTCACCCTGCCGCCGCTGCGCGCGCGCCAAGGCGACATCCCGTTGCTCGCCGAGCATTTCGGTCGGCGCATGGGGGTGGAGCTCGACTGGACGAACTGGCCGGGCTTCGCTGCCGAGGCGATGCGTGCGCTGGAAACCTATTCCTGGCCCGGCAACGTTCGCGAACTGCGCAACGTGGTGGAACGCGCCGTCTATCGCCACGAGGATCCCGAACGGCCGATCGACCACATCCAGTTCGATCCTTTCGCATCACCCTGGGCGGCCGCTCTGGGCAGCGGCGGGGAACAGCTTCCGCCGGTCGGAATGGCCGTCGAGCCAGGCGATTCGCAAACGCCAGCCGCCGCGTCTCCGCCGCCGTCGCCTGCGGGCGACGACGTCAGCGACTTCCGCGGTGCAGTCAGCGCCTACGAACGGCGCATCCTCGAGGACGCTTTGGCGCGCAATCGCTACAATCAGAAGGCGACCGCGACGGCCTTGGGCCTCAGCTACGACCAGCTTCGGCATGCCCTCAAGCGGCACGAACTGCTGAACGCTGGCGGCTAG
- a CDS encoding ABC transporter ATP-binding protein has translation MNDALVQISGLRKAYANGVEALKGVDLDIRRGEILALLGPNGAGKTTLINIVCGIVTATGGEVLVEGRNWLTDFRRIRTRIGLVPQELTTDAFESVWSTVRFSRGLFGKAKDDGKVEELLKRLTLWDKRKSEMRELSGGMKRRVMIAKALAHEPDILFLDEPTAGVDVELRRDMWQLVRKLRADGTTVILTTHYIEEAEEMADRVGVIRRGELVALGDKSELMSRMGQKTLKVALDQQLTAVPDTLAQWQPVLEDDGHTLCYRFDSHAERNGIPQLMRKLDELGIGYRDLATHQSSLEDIFVSLIHEGAPA, from the coding sequence ATGAACGACGCGCTGGTCCAAATCAGCGGCCTGCGCAAGGCCTATGCCAACGGCGTCGAGGCGTTGAAGGGGGTCGACCTTGACATCCGCCGTGGCGAGATTCTGGCGCTGCTCGGTCCCAATGGCGCGGGCAAGACGACGCTGATCAACATCGTCTGCGGGATCGTCACAGCGACCGGCGGCGAAGTGCTGGTCGAGGGCCGCAACTGGCTGACCGACTTCCGCCGGATCCGCACGCGCATCGGCCTGGTTCCGCAGGAATTGACGACCGACGCGTTCGAGAGCGTGTGGTCGACGGTCCGCTTCAGCCGCGGCCTGTTCGGCAAGGCCAAGGACGACGGCAAGGTCGAGGAGCTGCTCAAGCGGCTGACCCTGTGGGACAAGCGCAAGTCTGAAATGCGCGAGCTGTCGGGCGGGATGAAGCGCCGCGTGATGATCGCCAAGGCACTGGCGCACGAGCCCGACATCCTGTTCCTCGACGAGCCGACCGCCGGCGTCGACGTCGAGCTTCGCCGCGACATGTGGCAGCTGGTGCGCAAGCTTCGCGCCGACGGGACGACGGTCATCCTCACTACCCACTACATCGAGGAGGCGGAGGAGATGGCGGACCGCGTCGGGGTGATCCGCCGCGGCGAATTGGTCGCGCTCGGCGACAAGAGCGAGTTGATGAGTCGGATGGGCCAGAAGACGCTCAAGGTCGCGCTCGACCAGCAGCTCACGGCGGTGCCGGACACGCTCGCGCAGTGGCAGCCGGTGCTCGAGGACGACGGTCACACCCTGTGCTACCGCTTCGACAGCCACGCCGAGCGCAATGGCATACCGCAACTGATGCGCAAGCTTGACGAGCTCGGCATCGGCTACCGCGACCTGGCCACACACCAGTCGAGCCTCGAGGACATTTTCGTTAGCCTGATCCACGAGGGAGCCCCGGCATGA
- the cheB gene encoding chemotaxis-specific protein-glutamate methyltransferase CheB, with amino-acid sequence MSPAHAVDLQRTQRVERPIRLMIVDDSLVARAVLSRMIESDGGFEIVAVAGSAEDALEALAKIRVDIVMLDLEMPGAGGLKSLPAILKAAGGAQVLIVSTLAEEGAEATLAALAMGAADTLPKPGTSRFNGTFSDVLLSKLRALGRRRDAGPASGRSIRRAQVAPRPMVDASLRLLALGASTGGIHALGTFFQALPRRIGAPIIVTQHLPEPFMAVFARQLGLAAQRETLVAEDGLRLLPDRIVLAPGDASVTLAVSAGHLVVRLDRDRSASGCLPSVDPMMASAGAMLGREALGVIFSGMGRDGLEGARALVAAGGSVMVQDEDSCAVWGMPRAVTEAGLPCAILPPTGLAERIADRIGARP; translated from the coding sequence GTGTCCCCGGCCCATGCCGTAGATCTGCAGCGCACGCAGCGCGTCGAGCGGCCAATCCGGCTGATGATCGTCGACGATTCGCTCGTCGCTCGTGCCGTTCTGTCGCGCATGATCGAAAGCGACGGGGGTTTCGAGATCGTCGCCGTCGCCGGCTCGGCCGAGGACGCGCTCGAGGCGTTAGCGAAGATCCGCGTCGACATCGTCATGCTCGACCTCGAAATGCCAGGCGCGGGGGGGCTGAAGTCGCTACCGGCAATCCTCAAGGCCGCCGGCGGCGCGCAGGTGTTGATCGTTTCGACGCTAGCCGAGGAAGGCGCCGAAGCAACGCTTGCGGCGCTTGCCATGGGGGCAGCCGACACGCTGCCCAAGCCAGGTACGAGCCGATTCAACGGCACCTTTTCCGATGTACTATTGTCCAAATTGCGGGCGCTGGGCCGCCGGCGCGACGCAGGTCCGGCCAGCGGGCGCTCGATCAGGCGCGCCCAGGTCGCCCCACGACCGATGGTCGACGCCTCGCTGCGCTTGCTCGCGCTTGGCGCCTCGACCGGCGGCATTCACGCCCTCGGTACGTTTTTCCAAGCCCTGCCGCGCCGGATTGGAGCGCCGATCATCGTTACCCAGCATCTCCCAGAGCCGTTCATGGCGGTCTTTGCGCGCCAACTCGGCCTCGCCGCCCAGCGCGAAACACTTGTCGCGGAAGATGGCCTCCGCTTGTTGCCCGACCGGATCGTGCTCGCGCCCGGCGATGCCAGCGTCACGCTGGCAGTGTCCGCCGGCCACCTGGTGGTCCGGCTTGACCGCGATCGCTCGGCTAGCGGCTGCCTGCCATCGGTCGACCCGATGATGGCTTCCGCGGGCGCGATGCTTGGGCGCGAGGCGCTCGGCGTCATTTTCTCGGGTATGGGCCGCGATGGCCTGGAAGGTGCCCGCGCGCTGGTCGCCGCCGGCGGATCGGTCATGGTGCAGGACGAGGATAGCTGTGCCGTGTGGGGGATGCCGCGGGCGGTGACCGAAGCCGGGCTGCCGTGCGCCATCCTGCCGCCGACCGGGCTGGCCGAACGGATCGCCGATCGGATCGGCGCGCGGCCATGA
- a CDS encoding PaaI family thioesterase: protein MSKPEHLAATTASEGFDPIRFFELARSVGHGRALGLEFRAAEDGWIELALPWRQELVGVSETGVLASGAIISLLDTCGGAAVWQALGRFQPIVTIDLRLDYFRPAMKGETVISRCRCDKVTRQLAFVSGLAHTGDAARPVARATGTFMLNP, encoded by the coding sequence ATGAGCAAGCCCGAGCATCTGGCTGCCACGACCGCTTCCGAGGGATTCGACCCCATCCGCTTTTTCGAGCTTGCGCGCTCGGTCGGCCACGGGCGCGCGCTGGGGCTCGAGTTTCGCGCCGCCGAGGACGGGTGGATCGAGCTTGCATTGCCGTGGCGGCAGGAACTGGTCGGCGTGAGCGAGACGGGCGTGCTCGCCTCGGGTGCGATCATCAGCCTGCTCGACACCTGTGGCGGAGCGGCGGTGTGGCAGGCATTGGGCCGCTTCCAGCCGATCGTCACCATCGACCTCAGGCTCGATTACTTCCGGCCGGCAATGAAAGGGGAGACGGTAATCTCCCGCTGCCGATGCGACAAAGTGACCCGCCAATTGGCGTTCGTCAGCGGGCTTGCCCATACCGGAGATGCAGCACGGCCCGTGGCGCGGGCGACCGGCACCTTCATGCTCAATCCTTGA
- a CDS encoding DnaJ domain-containing protein, which yields MTRQKRSDDWGFPRWRPYGAKSREAVRVRLCDRVGCTEPGDRPAPKAPNSPERWMFCQAHAAEYNRDWDYFAGLSAEEAAARERSESAGASAFRSSAHYEWGGPGDGSRSREEMRALDVLGLDADADYKTVRTAYRSLAKQHHPDLKQGDKAAEQRFREIQAAYDVLKKAEERAASLKD from the coding sequence ATGACCAGGCAAAAACGATCCGACGACTGGGGCTTTCCCCGCTGGCGACCCTATGGCGCCAAGAGCCGCGAGGCGGTCCGAGTGCGCCTGTGCGACCGCGTCGGCTGCACCGAACCGGGCGACCGACCCGCGCCCAAGGCCCCGAACAGCCCCGAGCGCTGGATGTTCTGCCAGGCGCATGCGGCCGAATATAATCGCGACTGGGACTATTTCGCGGGGCTGAGCGCGGAGGAGGCGGCTGCCCGCGAACGCAGCGAGAGCGCCGGTGCCTCGGCCTTTCGCTCCTCGGCTCATTACGAATGGGGCGGGCCGGGGGACGGCAGCCGGAGCCGCGAGGAGATGCGCGCGCTGGACGTGCTCGGGCTCGACGCCGACGCCGATTACAAGACGGTGCGCACCGCATACCGTTCGCTCGCCAAGCAGCACCACCCCGACCTCAAGCAGGGCGACAAGGCGGCCGAGCAGCGCTTTCGCGAGATTCAGGCGGCCTACGACGTGCTCAAGAAGGCCGAGGAAAGAGCAGCGTCGCTCAAGGATTGA
- a CDS encoding response regulator, giving the protein MKTCLIVDDSKVIRKVARHILETLEFQVDEAGDGREALTRCEEAMPDVVLLDWNMPVMSGMEFLMLLRQRGHNDQPKVVFCTTENDMAHIRAALEAGADEYVMKPFDRETLHIKLQLVGVA; this is encoded by the coding sequence ATGAAAACGTGCCTGATCGTCGACGACAGCAAGGTGATCCGCAAGGTCGCCCGCCACATTCTCGAAACGCTGGAGTTCCAGGTCGACGAGGCTGGCGACGGACGCGAAGCGCTGACCCGCTGCGAAGAGGCGATGCCGGACGTCGTTTTGCTCGACTGGAACATGCCGGTGATGAGCGGCATGGAATTCCTCATGCTGCTGCGTCAGCGTGGCCACAATGATCAACCGAAGGTGGTCTTTTGCACTACCGAGAATGACATGGCGCACATCCGGGCCGCGTTGGAGGCCGGTGCGGACGAGTATGTGATGAAGCCCTTCGATCGCGAAACTCTCCACATCAAGCTCCAGCTCGTCGGCGTCGCCTAG
- a CDS encoding CheR family methyltransferase, producing MNVSDSSCRILAGLLEGRTGQQLTMSRRWRIETALSSLLRERGIATLDELITILVMGKEPALATHVVEALLNNETYFFRDRVPFDSLQSTLLDALAENRRDKRILRIWSAGCSTGQEVYSLAMLFAEQQAKWQGWTIDLLGTDVSSTAICRAREGSYTQFEVQRGLAVTQMIRWFEEKGDQWQANAQLRAKARFAVHNLLDAPPQGPDSKFDVILCRNVLLYLSAEKRALAFDRLASALAPDGALMLGAGETVIGQTDRFAADRANRGFYRLAEHQQADRRVA from the coding sequence ATGAACGTCAGCGACAGCTCCTGCCGCATCCTCGCCGGCTTGCTCGAGGGGCGAACCGGCCAGCAACTGACGATGAGCCGCCGCTGGCGGATCGAGACTGCCTTGTCTTCGCTACTCCGCGAGCGCGGCATCGCTACGCTCGATGAACTCATCACCATCCTCGTCATGGGCAAGGAACCGGCATTGGCAACTCACGTGGTCGAGGCGTTGTTGAACAACGAGACCTATTTCTTCCGCGACCGCGTACCGTTCGACTCGCTCCAGTCGACGCTGCTCGACGCGCTCGCCGAGAACCGTCGCGACAAACGCATCCTGCGGATCTGGTCGGCCGGCTGCTCGACCGGGCAGGAAGTCTATTCGCTCGCCATGCTGTTTGCCGAGCAGCAAGCCAAATGGCAGGGCTGGACCATTGACCTGCTCGGCACTGACGTCTCATCGACCGCCATCTGCCGAGCTCGCGAGGGTAGTTACACGCAGTTCGAAGTGCAGCGCGGGCTTGCTGTCACGCAGATGATCCGCTGGTTCGAGGAAAAAGGCGACCAGTGGCAGGCGAATGCCCAGCTCCGCGCCAAGGCGCGCTTCGCGGTTCACAATTTGCTCGACGCGCCGCCGCAGGGGCCCGACAGCAAGTTCGACGTTATCCTGTGCCGCAACGTGCTGCTCTATCTCAGCGCCGAGAAGCGCGCGCTGGCGTTTGACCGGCTCGCTTCGGCACTCGCCCCCGACGGGGCATTGATGCTGGGGGCAGGCGAGACGGTGATCGGCCAGACCGACCGCTTCGCTGCCGACCGCGCCAATCGCGGCTTCTACCGCCTGGCTGAGCATCAGCAGGCCGATCGCAGGGTAGCCTGA
- a CDS encoding superoxide dismutase has translation MAFQLPELPFPKDSLGDVMSAETFDYHHGKHHKAYIDKTNGMLGEKGLEGASLLEVIKAAKDKGDKGLFNNSAQIWNHSFFWQCLAPEGSTSPSGKLAEMIASDFGDHATLVDKLATESTNHFASGWGWLVLNNGKLEVTSLHDADTPVVHGMTPLLTLDVWEHAYYIDYRNERPRYLKTVLERVINWDFVAQNLDGQGVSRADQQG, from the coding sequence ATGGCCTTCCAACTGCCCGAACTTCCGTTCCCCAAAGATTCGCTCGGCGACGTGATGAGCGCCGAGACGTTCGACTATCACCACGGTAAGCATCACAAGGCGTACATCGACAAGACCAACGGGATGCTGGGCGAGAAGGGGCTCGAGGGCGCCTCGCTGTTAGAAGTCATCAAGGCCGCCAAGGACAAGGGCGACAAGGGCCTGTTCAACAACAGCGCCCAGATCTGGAACCACAGCTTTTTTTGGCAGTGCCTGGCGCCGGAGGGCTCGACCAGCCCGTCGGGCAAACTCGCCGAGATGATCGCGAGCGATTTCGGCGATCATGCGACTCTGGTCGACAAGCTGGCGACCGAGAGCACCAATCATTTCGCCTCAGGTTGGGGCTGGCTGGTGCTCAACAACGGCAAGCTCGAGGTTACCTCGCTCCACGACGCTGATACGCCCGTCGTCCACGGCATGACGCCGCTGCTTACGCTCGATGTGTGGGAGCATGCCTACTACATCGATTATCGCAACGAGCGGCCGCGCTACCTGAAGACGGTGCTCGAGCGCGTGATCAACTGGGATTTCGTCGCGCAGAACCTCGACGGCCAAGGCGTATCGCGCGCCGATCAGCAGGGCTGA
- a CDS encoding SufE family protein — translation MTALPPIADIADEYALLDSEDRYRLLIDLGRMLEPMPDALKTDATQVRGCSASVWLYPTRLEDGRLHFLADSNAAITKGIIALVLAAVQDRPAPEVASTDIAAALEPFELARELSSNRTQGVPNMIALVRETAQRLA, via the coding sequence GTGACCGCCCTGCCCCCGATAGCCGATATCGCCGACGAATATGCGCTGCTCGACAGCGAGGATCGCTATCGCCTGCTTATCGACCTTGGCCGGATGCTCGAGCCGATGCCGGACGCGCTGAAAACCGACGCTACGCAGGTTCGCGGCTGCTCGGCGAGCGTATGGCTTTATCCCACTCGGCTCGAAGACGGCCGGCTCCACTTCTTGGCCGACAGCAACGCAGCGATCACCAAGGGGATCATCGCGCTGGTCTTGGCAGCGGTTCAGGATCGGCCAGCGCCGGAGGTCGCGAGCACCGACATCGCCGCCGCGCTCGAGCCGTTCGAACTTGCCCGCGAACTATCCTCCAACCGCACCCAGGGCGTGCCGAACATGATCGCGCTGGTGCGCGAGACCGCGCAGCGGCTGGCATGA
- the pspC gene encoding envelope stress response membrane protein PspC, whose protein sequence is MSQPASRTRFYRNKRDGKVMGLCSGIADYTGIDVTMVRMMFLFSLFISGGSILPVYFIAGFMAPERPYELDSETPDERQFWQGVRASPGRSARAIGGRLKDIDRRLADIEHYVTTENRSLAREIDSLR, encoded by the coding sequence ATGAGCCAGCCGGCAAGCCGCACGCGATTCTATCGCAACAAGCGCGACGGCAAGGTCATGGGCCTGTGCTCGGGGATCGCGGACTACACGGGCATCGACGTGACGATGGTCCGCATGATGTTCCTCTTCAGCCTGTTCATCAGCGGCGGATCGATCCTGCCGGTTTATTTCATCGCCGGCTTCATGGCGCCCGAGCGGCCCTACGAGCTGGATAGCGAGACACCCGACGAGCGTCAGTTCTGGCAGGGGGTGCGCGCCTCGCCCGGTCGTTCGGCTCGGGCGATCGGCGGCCGGCTCAAGGACATCGACCGGCGGCTGGCCGACATCGAACATTATGTCACTACCGAGAACCGCAGCCTGGCGCGCGAAATCGACAGCTTGCGTTAG